One genomic segment of Actinomycetota bacterium includes these proteins:
- a CDS encoding Nif3-like dinuclear metal center hexameric protein, producing the protein MPITVSAFLEIMERLAPTALAADWDNVGLQAGSRLDQASSVLVTLNVTSEVLDEAAAKGCRIILSHHPLIFQPVSSVSDDTETGRLLRRASREDIAIIAAHTNLDSAKGGLADTMAELMDLQQITPLQGSASDWSKLVAFVPVADLDRVRESLFEAGAGAIGDYRHCSWFTEGTGTFLPMEGSNPAIGKVGRDEQTPEMRLETVFPSRKVDEVVKALVAAHSYEEPAYDIYPLETRRHDAGSGRVGDLPSQMRLTDLASMLAEIFGMRGARFVGDPDMPARKVALVPGSGAGYITLAAGRADVLVTGDFKYHDTALARDLGLGLINLPHDISERTALAGWMPRLERELQPLGVKVLLSSVPTGLWQAAPAKEKARLTAKEKTRMTDEEENSMHNLYVDGGSRGNPGPAGIGAVLADPDGEPVETLASYIGEATNNVAEYQAMISGLELALDRGVTRLAIFSDSELIVRQLEGAYRVKNEGLRPYYQQAKSLLSRLDEYELSSIPREANVHADELVNQALDESGH; encoded by the coding sequence ATGCCGATCACCGTCAGTGCATTCCTCGAGATAATGGAGCGCCTTGCGCCGACCGCACTGGCGGCGGACTGGGACAACGTCGGCCTTCAGGCCGGCAGCCGCCTCGACCAGGCCTCCTCGGTGCTGGTCACTCTGAATGTCACGAGCGAGGTGCTTGACGAAGCGGCGGCAAAAGGCTGCAGGATCATCCTCAGCCATCACCCACTGATATTCCAGCCAGTCTCCTCGGTTAGCGATGACACCGAAACCGGCCGTCTTCTACGCCGGGCCAGCCGGGAGGACATCGCTATAATCGCTGCCCACACTAACCTGGACTCAGCGAAGGGTGGACTGGCCGACACCATGGCCGAACTCATGGACCTGCAGCAAATCACGCCGTTGCAAGGCTCGGCCTCCGACTGGTCGAAGCTGGTCGCTTTCGTGCCGGTGGCCGATCTCGACCGCGTCCGTGAGAGCCTATTCGAAGCCGGCGCCGGCGCCATCGGCGATTACCGGCATTGCTCATGGTTTACTGAAGGCACCGGTACGTTTCTTCCCATGGAAGGCAGCAATCCTGCAATAGGCAAGGTGGGCCGGGACGAACAGACGCCGGAGATGCGCCTGGAGACTGTATTCCCCTCCCGGAAAGTCGATGAGGTCGTCAAGGCGTTGGTAGCGGCTCATTCATATGAGGAGCCGGCATACGATATCTATCCGCTCGAGACCCGCCGCCACGACGCCGGCAGCGGCAGGGTGGGCGATCTGCCGTCGCAGATGCGTCTTACCGATCTCGCCTCGATGCTGGCTGAGATTTTCGGCATGCGCGGCGCCCGCTTCGTGGGCGATCCGGACATGCCGGCGCGCAAAGTGGCGCTGGTCCCTGGAAGCGGCGCTGGTTATATCACCCTGGCAGCCGGCAGGGCGGATGTCCTCGTTACCGGAGATTTCAAATATCACGATACGGCGCTTGCCAGAGACCTGGGCCTGGGCCTTATCAACCTGCCCCATGACATCAGCGAGCGTACGGCTCTTGCCGGCTGGATGCCCCGGCTCGAGCGCGAGCTGCAGCCCCTCGGCGTCAAAGTCCTGCTATCATCGGTTCCGACCGGCTTATGGCAGGCGGCGCCCGCGAAGGAAAAGGCAAGGTTGACCGCCAAGGAAAAGACCCGGATGACCGACGAAGAGGAGAATTCCATGCATAATCTGTATGTTGACGGCGGCTCCCGTGGGAACCCCGGCCCCGCTGGTATCGGCGCTGTCCTGGCAGATCCTGACGGAGAGCCCGTGGAGACGCTTGCCAGCTACATCGGCGAGGCGACCAACAACGTCGCCGAGTATCAGGCGATGATCTCCGGACTGGAACTCGCGCTCGACCGCGGCGTCACCCGGCTGGCCATCTTCTCAGACAGCGAGCTCATCGTCCGCCAGCTCGAAGGTGCGTACAGGGTTAAGAACGAAGGTTTGCGGCCATACTATCAGCAGGCTAAATCACTTCTTTCCCGCTTGGACGAGTACGAGCTCAGCAGCATCCCGCGGGAGGCCAACGTGCACGCTGACGAACTGGTGAACCAGGCTCTGGACGAATCTGGTCACTGA
- a CDS encoding YncE family protein, whose amino-acid sequence MNNKIKTVRPWPAIIMAVLLVVLLLTAIGCGDTDSTTGTPAGKTDTTGSGGSIYVAVTGSGELAAGAGNMGYAIIDLATKKVEMVNLSEAKAPHGIIFDAGTATATNTDGRVASETPVTLLLGNAEDGSINVIDAATRKVTKTISAPAGAKLAVCGMAKGPDGKIYLTSMGDGKVYAYDEAAGTVTDTGVGGGDITQSACGINWSLDGKTAYLSNMMNPNDVSKGGYVSVVEWPSGKLIKKIEDVTSASPTGNMAPMAHQTAMTPDGKYLYVTDGIEGALSKVDVATGSVRKIPVGKEPHSIVITPDGKTAYISVRHEPVEGESSVFIYDVEKDTVTGRIPGIPAPLVCGLILGS is encoded by the coding sequence ATGAATAACAAAATCAAGACTGTCCGGCCATGGCCGGCGATTATCATGGCTGTGTTACTGGTAGTGCTGTTGCTAACGGCGATCGGCTGCGGTGACACGGACTCTACAACCGGCACTCCCGCCGGCAAGACCGACACGACGGGGAGCGGTGGCTCGATCTACGTAGCGGTGACGGGCTCCGGCGAGCTTGCCGCTGGCGCCGGCAACATGGGTTATGCCATCATCGATCTCGCTACAAAGAAGGTCGAGATGGTGAACCTGTCTGAAGCCAAGGCTCCACATGGCATCATCTTCGACGCTGGCACCGCGACCGCCACCAATACTGATGGTCGGGTGGCTAGCGAGACTCCCGTCACCCTGCTTCTTGGTAACGCCGAGGACGGAAGCATCAACGTGATCGACGCCGCCACCAGGAAGGTCACCAAGACAATAAGCGCTCCTGCGGGCGCGAAGCTTGCTGTCTGCGGCATGGCAAAGGGCCCAGATGGCAAGATCTATCTGACCAGCATGGGCGACGGTAAGGTCTATGCCTATGACGAAGCCGCCGGTACGGTCACCGATACCGGAGTCGGTGGTGGAGATATCACGCAGAGCGCCTGCGGTATCAACTGGTCGCTGGATGGAAAGACCGCGTATCTGAGCAACATGATGAACCCTAACGACGTCAGCAAGGGCGGTTACGTCTCGGTAGTCGAATGGCCCAGTGGCAAGCTGATCAAGAAGATAGAGGACGTGACTTCAGCTTCGCCGACTGGCAACATGGCTCCGATGGCGCATCAGACGGCGATGACACCTGACGGAAAATACCTCTACGTCACCGACGGGATCGAAGGCGCACTCTCCAAGGTGGATGTGGCAACCGGTTCCGTCAGGAAAATACCGGTCGGCAAGGAACCGCACTCAATCGTGATCACTCCGGATGGCAAGACCGCTTACATCTCTGTCCGTCATGAGCCGGTCGAGGGCGAGAGCAGCGTCTTCATCTACGATGTCGAGAAAGATACGGTGACCGGTCGCATACCGGGAATCCCGGCGCCGCTCGTCTGCGGACTGATCCTTGGTTCCTGA
- a CDS encoding desulfoferrodoxin FeS4 iron-binding domain-containing protein: MVEAVGEKYHCHICGNEVVVTNVGGGTLVCCGEEMERITS, from the coding sequence ATGGTTGAAGCGGTAGGAGAAAAATATCATTGCCACATCTGCGGCAACGAAGTCGTTGTCACGAATGTCGGCGGAGGCACTCTGGTATGTTGCGGCGAAGAGATGGAAAGGATTACGAGCTGA